Proteins from one Gossypium raimondii isolate GPD5lz chromosome 8, ASM2569854v1, whole genome shotgun sequence genomic window:
- the LOC105792134 gene encoding uncharacterized protein LOC105792134, which produces MTFYDGNSNGEGGEVMPELKVRVEGDDNGVNGKRVTLRQRLLEECEAEERYLLVKEPAFSCIQRRSIWFWVKLGVLFTFIGLLAAVFFRWVGPFLMDKELMPIINWEMTTFSTPMLAVLVFASVALFPTILLPSTPSIWVAGMTFGYGFGFLLIISAAAVGVSLPFFIGSLFLHRIQGWLEKYPKKAAILRAAGEGNWFHQFKAVTLIRISPFPYIIYNYCAVATHVKYGPYILGSLIGMVPEIFVAIYTGILIQTLADASQEQHTLSAPQILLNVGGFLLTVVTTIVFTVYAKRQLKVLQGEELILQ; this is translated from the exons ATGACTTTTTATGATGGTAATAGTAACGGTGAGGGAGGAGAGGTGATGCCAGAGCTGAAGGTAAGAGTTGAGGGTGACGATAATGGTGTTAATGGAAAAAGGGTAACTTTGAGACAGCGATTATTGGAAGAATGTGAAGCAGAAGAGAGGTATTTGTTGGTAAAGGAGCCTGCTTTTTCTTGTATACAGAGAAGGTCTATTTGGTTTTGGGTGAAGTTGGgagttttatttacatttatagGGTTATTGGCTGCTGTTTTCTTCAGATGGGTTGGCCCCTTTTTAATGGACAAG GAGCTAATGCCTATAATAAATTGGGAGATGACAACCTTTAGTACTCCAATGCTGGCAGTTCTAGTCTTTGCCTCTGTGGCATTATTCCCTACAATACTTTTACCATCTACACCATCAATCTGGGTGGCAGGGATGACTTTTGGTTATGGTTTTGGGTTTCTACTAATCATATCAGCAGCTGCTGTGGGTGTATCACTTCCATTCTTTATTGGCTCTCTTTTCCTCCACAGAATTCAA GGCTGGTTAGAAAAATATCCTAAGAAAGCAGCCATTCTAAGAGCAGCAGGTGAAGGAAATTGGTTTCATCAGTTTAAAGCTGTAACATTAATTAGAATCTCTCCATTcccatatatcatatataactATTGTGCGGTGGCAACACATGTTAAATATGGTCCTTACATCTTGGGATCTTTGATAGGAATGGTGCCTGAAATTTTTGTTGCAATATACAC TGGTATCCTCATACAGACATTGGCAGATGCTTCACAAGAACAACACACTTTATCGGCTCcacaaattttgttaaatgttgGTGGTTTCCTTTTAACAGTGGTTACAACAATTGTTTTCACAGTTTATGCTAAAAGGCAACTAAAAGTGTTGCAGGGAGAAGAATTGATATTACAGTGA